Proteins from one Bombyx mori chromosome 25, ASM3026992v2 genomic window:
- the LOC101738916 gene encoding uncharacterized protein C14orf119 translates to MALLINCICFPAPPTTEPRIITPRMSAQGLTSEAQLRYLLQWFGEFSELQREDFLPVLAASRSDNPEQLAATMANMTCQDKPVSLFQCRIKLFNEWFPTWSREEQDRFVNKISEIDSEFGEKLHEIITDGPKVNGTDEPWINEQNVEPEREDQVPENIPVEIVAAS, encoded by the exons atggctctTCTAATCAATTGCATTTGTTTTCCCGCACCTCCAACTA ctGAGCCTCGGATAATAACCCCAAGGATGTCTGCGCAAGGCCTAACCTCTGAAGCTCAATTGCGATACCTTTTACAATGGTTTGGAGAGTTTAGTGAACTACAGCGTGAAGATTTTTTGCCGGTACTTGCTGCATCACGATCTGATAACCCTGAACAATTGGCCGCTACCATGGCAAATATGACTTGTCAAGATAAACCGGTCAGCCTATTTCAGTGTCGA ATCAAACTATTCAATGAATGGTTTCCAACTTGGTCTCGGGAAGAACAGGACAGATTTGTCAATAAAATATCTGAAATAGACTCCGAATTTGGTGAGAAACTTCACGAAATAATCACTGATGGGCCTAAAGTTAATGGAACTGATGAACCTTGGATCAATGAGCAGAATGTAGAACCCGAACGCGAGGATCAGGTACCAGAAAACATTCCTGTTGAAATTGTAGCTGCTTCATAa